One window from the genome of Candidatus Methylomirabilota bacterium encodes:
- a CDS encoding group II intron maturase-specific domain-containing protein, giving the protein MLDDHFDRQWRQEMGTEGKRARRKKNGLGNWRIVRFADDFVVMVSGERRHAEALREQVAAVLAPLGLRLAPDKTRVVHIDEGFDFLSIRIRRLRKRGTAKYYVYTTPSKKAVQAVKGKVKAKTHRSTRHIDPDEMLTGLNRLLAGWARYHRYGVSKATFNAIDSYTWSRLMRWLRNKYAGKNRLGMKELRRRFCDKGWRFAYNGVIFTGASSVSVTRYRYRGSNIPTPWTPKPATTTTSS; this is encoded by the coding sequence GTGCTCGACGATCACTTCGACCGTCAATGGCGGCAGGAGATGGGAACGGAAGGTAAACGGGCTCGACGCAAGAAGAACGGCCTCGGAAACTGGCGGATTGTCCGCTTCGCGGACGATTTTGTCGTGATGGTGTCCGGAGAACGGCGCCATGCCGAGGCACTGCGTGAGCAGGTGGCGGCCGTGCTCGCACCACTAGGATTGCGGCTGGCCCCGGACAAAACCCGCGTGGTCCACATCGACGAGGGCTTCGATTTCCTCAGCATCCGCATTCGGCGGTTGCGGAAACGGGGCACAGCGAAATACTACGTCTACACCACCCCGTCCAAGAAGGCCGTGCAGGCCGTCAAGGGCAAGGTGAAGGCGAAAACGCACAGGTCAACCCGCCACATCGACCCGGACGAGATGCTCACCGGTCTCAACCGACTGCTGGCGGGCTGGGCCCGCTACCACCGATACGGAGTGTCCAAAGCGACGTTCAACGCCATCGACTCCTACACCTGGAGCCGACTGATGCGCTGGCTTCGCAACAAGTACGCGGGCAAGAACCGTCTCGGCATGAAAGAACTCCGCCGCCGCTTCTGCGACAAAGGATGGAGATTCGCCTACAACGGGGTCATCTTCACCGGCGCCTCCAGCGTCAGCGTGACACGCTACCGCTACCGCGGCAGCAACATCCCCACCCCGTGGACCCCCAAACCGGCAACAACAACAACCAGCAGTTGA